Proteins co-encoded in one Arachis hypogaea cultivar Tifrunner chromosome 13, arahy.Tifrunner.gnm2.J5K5, whole genome shotgun sequence genomic window:
- the LOC112736538 gene encoding isovaleryl-CoA dehydrogenase, mitochondrial, whose protein sequence is MHRIKRATSILCSSVFTSLKTTHSHRAAAFSTSLLFDDTQIQFKESVSQFATEHIAPHASKIDHTNYFPKEVNLWKSMGEFNLHGITAPEEYGGLGLGYLYHCIAMEEISRASGSVGLSYGAHSNLCINQLVRNGNPDQKQKYLPKLISGDHVGALAMSEPNSGSDVVSMKCKAGRVDGGYVLNGNKMWCTNGPVAQTLVVYAKTDTTAGSKGITAFIIEKGMPGFSTAQKLDKLGMRGSDTCELVFENCFVPEENVLGEVGKGVYVMMSGLDLERLVLAAGPLGIMQACLDVVLPYVRQREQFGRPIGEFQFIQGKVADMYTSLQSSRAYVYSVARDCDNGKVDPKDCAGVILTAAERATQVALQAIQCLGGNGYVNEYPTGRLLRDAKLYEIGAGTSEIRRMIIGRELFKEQ, encoded by the exons ATGCACAGGATCAAGAGAGCAACCTCCATTCTTTGTTCTTCAGTGTTCACAAGTTTGAAAACAACACATTCTCACCGTGCTGCTGCTTTCTCCACTTCCTTGCTTTTCGATGATACTCAGATTCAG TTCAAAGAAAGTGTTTCTCAATTTGCAACGGAACACATTGCACCTCATGCTTCAAAAATAGACCACACAAATTATTTCCCAAAG GAGGTTAACTTATGGAAAAGCATGGGAGAATTTAACCTTCATGGGATTACTGCACCAG AGGAATATGGAGGGCTTGGTCTCGGTTACTTGTATCACTGTATAGCAATGGAAGAGATAAGCCGTGCTTCAGGATCTGTTGGCCTTTCTTATGGTGCTCATTCAAACCTGTGTATCAATCAACTG GTAAGGAATGGAAACCCGGATCAGAAGCAGAAATACTTGCCAAAG CTTATCTCTGGAGATCATGTGGGAGCTTTGGCAATGAGCGAGCCCAATT CTGGTTCTGATGTTGTCAGCATGAAATGCAAGGCTGGTCGTGTTGATGGTGGCTACGTACTTAATGGAAACAAGATGTGGTGTACTAATGGTCCAGTCGCTCAAACATTG GTTGTCTATGCAAAGACAGACACAACAGCTGGGTCAAAAGGAATCACTGCATTCATCATCGAGAAGGGAATGCCGGG ATTCAGCACGGCGCAGAAATTGGATAAACTTGGGATGCGAGGAAGTGATAC ATGTGAACTAGTGTTTGAGAATTGCTTCGTTCCTGAAGAAAATGTTCTTGGGGAAGTAGGAAAAG GAGTCTATGTCATGATGTCTGGGTTGGATCTGGAGAGACTTGTTTTGGCAGCTGGTCCCCTGGGTATCATGCAGGCATGTCTTGATGTGGTCCTTCCTTATGTTCGACAAAGAGAGCAGTTCGGTCGTCCTATCGGGGAATTTCAGTTTATACAG GGGAAAGTTGCCGACATGTATACTTCTTTACAGTCCTCAAG GGCTTATGTGTATTCGGTGGCTCGGGACTGCGACAATGGAAAAGTAGACCCAAAG GATTGTGCTGGAGTTATACTTACTGCAGCTGAGAGAGCAACCCAAGTTGCTTTGCAG GCAATACAATGTTTGGGAGGAAATGGATATGTGAATGAGTATCCAACTGGTCGTCTTCTGAGAGATGCCAAACTATATGAGATTGGTGCAGGAACTAGTGAGATCAGAAGAATGATTATTGGACGTGAACTCTTCAAGGAGCAGTAG